The Mesorhizobium sp. B1-1-8 genome contains a region encoding:
- a CDS encoding class I SAM-dependent methyltransferase has translation MALNPEFKLDQSSLMTPKLIRKHKAAPGDAVDAAELKARTGQLALVLDLAYQAFGRQEPAGRIVEALAGRLHQLRRQVAPALWHELIPLAQQHRVAKYLLQDPFTRWSSEKPRGYSGDATLLDIYYKHRSADEIVASSSELGREIFAYTSEAASSVAGRERRSILARTVDETADQVDDAEILAIACGHLREAELSKALSEKRLKRWVGLDQDPLSVGTVNRDLAGTPVEAIDGSVRGILRRAYNLGTFDLVYASGLYDYLPDAVGVRLLQRAMEMVKPDGEFLFANFSDEITTDGYMETFMDWPLILRSADDMWSIINAALDRNRVDAEVYYGSNRNIVYGRIRKRGS, from the coding sequence ATGGCGTTGAATCCCGAATTTAAACTCGATCAATCCAGCCTGATGACACCCAAATTGATCAGGAAGCACAAGGCGGCACCTGGCGACGCCGTCGATGCAGCCGAACTCAAGGCGCGCACGGGCCAGCTCGCGCTTGTGCTCGACCTTGCCTACCAGGCTTTCGGGCGACAGGAGCCGGCGGGCCGGATAGTGGAAGCGCTGGCGGGCCGGCTGCACCAGCTTCGCAGACAGGTCGCTCCGGCGCTGTGGCATGAACTCATCCCGTTGGCACAACAGCATCGCGTCGCGAAATACCTGCTGCAGGACCCGTTCACACGCTGGTCGTCCGAGAAGCCGCGCGGCTATTCGGGCGACGCAACGCTGCTCGACATTTACTACAAGCACCGCAGCGCCGATGAAATCGTGGCCTCGTCAAGCGAGCTCGGCCGGGAGATCTTTGCCTATACGAGCGAGGCGGCGAGTTCGGTGGCCGGGCGGGAGCGGCGCAGCATCCTGGCAAGGACTGTCGATGAAACGGCCGACCAGGTGGACGATGCGGAGATCCTGGCAATCGCCTGCGGTCATCTGCGCGAAGCCGAGCTTTCAAAAGCGCTCTCCGAGAAGAGGTTGAAACGCTGGGTCGGTCTTGACCAGGACCCCTTAAGCGTCGGCACCGTGAACCGCGATCTGGCCGGAACCCCGGTCGAGGCGATCGACGGGTCCGTGCGCGGCATTCTGCGCCGCGCCTACAACCTCGGCACATTTGACCTCGTCTATGCGTCGGGCCTGTATGACTACCTGCCGGACGCCGTGGGTGTCCGCCTGCTGCAGCGGGCCATGGAGATGGTCAAGCCGGACGGCGAATTCCTGTTCGCCAACTTCAGCGACGAGATCACCACCGACGGCTACATGGAGACATTCATGGACTGGCCGCTCATCCTGCGCTCGGCCGATGATATGTGGAGCATCATCAATGCGGCGCTCGACAGGAACCGCGTGGACGCCGAGGTATATTACGGATCGAACCGCAATATCGTTTACGGCAGGATCCGGAAGCGCGGTTCCTGA
- a CDS encoding anti-sigma factor domain-containing protein, with amino-acid sequence MTLAEDNGPERGGDDLLAAEYVLGVLPADERQIASRRIETETAFARLVDAWEAHLSPMAAAYAAVEPPASVKVAIDRRLFASASATSAAPRAGLWSSLAFWRGLAAAAIAALAVYVALPSVIPPVPQPQTRLVASLAANNSNVKYLAVYDAARHEVGLSLVSGERGAGKDFELWMIEGKNAPVSMGVIPAGQTARVAVTPAVQQKLAQGAVLAVSLEPTGGSPTGQPTGPVVAAGDLKGI; translated from the coding sequence ATGACGCTGGCAGAGGACAACGGACCGGAACGTGGAGGCGACGACCTGCTAGCCGCCGAATACGTTCTCGGCGTTCTGCCGGCCGACGAACGCCAGATCGCGTCCCGCCGTATCGAAACCGAGACGGCGTTTGCCCGCCTGGTCGATGCCTGGGAAGCGCACCTTTCGCCGATGGCCGCGGCCTATGCCGCGGTCGAGCCTCCGGCTTCGGTCAAGGTCGCGATCGACCGGCGACTGTTTGCCTCGGCATCGGCCACCTCCGCCGCGCCGCGTGCCGGCCTGTGGTCGAGCCTCGCCTTCTGGCGCGGTCTTGCCGCCGCCGCGATTGCCGCGTTGGCCGTCTACGTCGCTCTGCCTTCCGTCATCCCGCCGGTGCCGCAGCCGCAGACCAGGCTGGTCGCATCGCTCGCCGCCAACAACAGCAACGTCAAATACCTCGCCGTCTATGACGCCGCCCGTCATGAGGTCGGCCTGTCGCTCGTCTCCGGCGAGCGCGGCGCCGGCAAGGATTTCGAGCTGTGGATGATCGAGGGCAAGAACGCGCCGGTCTCGATGGGCGTCATCCCGGCCGGCCAGACCGCGCGTGTCGCCGTCACGCCGGCCGTGCAGCAGAAGCTGGCGCAAGGCGCCGTGCTTGCCGTCAGCCTCGAGCCGACAGGCGGCTCGCCGACCGGCCAGCCGACCGGCCCCGTCGTCGCCGCGGGCGACCTGAAGGGCATCTGA
- a CDS encoding TetR/AcrR family transcriptional regulator: MVETTADSDLLDLRKGRPAAGQDPVKRAQIIEGARRVFIDKGFEAASMNDITREAGVSKGTIYVYFANKEELFEALIEEERGTIFKNMYDVLDHVEDLRETLVKFGKVLSAKITSAKVIQAQRTVVGASDRIPELGARFYERGPKRGHDKVATFLNVAVERGLLKIDDVDLAAYQFTELCLAGLFRQCIFAYRTKAPSQAEIEHVVRSGVSMFLKAYGTERLAAEEQARTISASAD, from the coding sequence ATGGTCGAAACGACAGCGGATAGCGATCTGCTCGACCTGCGCAAAGGCCGCCCGGCGGCCGGGCAGGATCCGGTCAAGCGGGCCCAGATCATAGAAGGCGCGCGCCGCGTCTTCATCGACAAGGGCTTCGAGGCCGCCTCGATGAACGACATCACGCGCGAGGCCGGCGTCTCGAAGGGCACGATCTATGTCTATTTCGCCAACAAGGAAGAGCTGTTCGAGGCGCTGATCGAGGAAGAGCGCGGCACCATCTTCAAGAACATGTATGACGTCCTGGACCATGTCGAGGATTTGCGCGAGACGCTGGTCAAGTTCGGCAAGGTGCTCTCGGCCAAGATCACTTCGGCCAAGGTCATCCAGGCGCAGCGCACCGTGGTGGGCGCGTCGGACCGGATTCCTGAGCTCGGCGCGCGCTTCTACGAGCGCGGCCCCAAGCGCGGCCATGACAAGGTGGCGACCTTCCTGAATGTGGCGGTCGAGCGGGGGTTGCTGAAGATCGACGATGTCGATCTCGCCGCCTATCAGTTCACCGAGCTCTGCCTTGCTGGCTTGTTTCGCCAGTGCATCTTTGCCTATCGCACCAAGGCGCCGAGCCAGGCCGAGATCGAGCACGTCGTCAGGTCAGGCGTCAGCATGTTTCTGAAAGCCTACGGCACCGAGAGACTTGCGGCCGAGGAGCAGGCGCGGACCATATCCGCATCCGCGGATTGA
- the msrB gene encoding peptide-methionine (R)-S-oxide reductase MsrB: MNRRDFLWTGAAASALLVGIGASLRMGGAGPALAAETFEVTKTDAEWHAILSDAAFDVLRRQGTEYPGTSPLLNEHRKGVFACAGCDLPVYSSETKFDSGTGWPSFWQEIPKAIGETVDRSLGMIRTEVHCRRCGGHLGHVFDDGPPPTGLRHCINGVALSFKPASA, encoded by the coding sequence ATGAACCGTCGCGATTTTCTGTGGACCGGCGCCGCAGCCAGCGCCTTGCTCGTCGGCATTGGAGCTTCATTGCGCATGGGCGGCGCAGGGCCGGCCCTGGCGGCCGAAACCTTCGAGGTCACCAAGACCGATGCCGAATGGCACGCCATCCTGTCGGATGCCGCCTTCGACGTGCTGCGCAGGCAAGGCACCGAATATCCCGGCACCAGCCCGTTGCTCAACGAGCACCGCAAGGGCGTGTTCGCCTGCGCGGGCTGCGACCTGCCGGTCTATTCGTCGGAGACCAAGTTCGATTCCGGCACCGGCTGGCCGAGCTTCTGGCAGGAGATCCCCAAGGCCATCGGCGAAACCGTCGACCGCTCGCTCGGCATGATCCGCACCGAGGTGCATTGCCGCCGTTGCGGCGGCCATCTCGGCCACGTCTTCGACGATGGCCCGCCGCCGACCGGCCTGCGTCACTGCATCAACGGCGTGGCGCTGAGCTTCAAGCCGGCCTCGGCCTGA
- the argB gene encoding acetylglutamate kinase gives MTDIAATAEMQAALLSRALPYMQRYENKTVVVKYGGHAMGDHELGKAFARDIALLKQSGVNPIVVHGGGPQIGAMLNKMGIESKFEGGLRVTDQKTVEIVEMVLAGSINKEIVALINAEGEWAIGLCGKDGNMVFAEKARKTMIDPDSNIERVLDLGFVGEPVEVDRTLLDLLARSEMIPVLAPVAPGRDGHTYNINADTFAGAIAGACRASRLLFLTDVPGVLDKNKQLIDELTVAEAKALIKDGTVSGGMIPKVETCIEAIERGVEGVVILNGKTPHSVLLELFTEHGAGTLIVP, from the coding sequence ATGACGGATATCGCCGCCACCGCCGAAATGCAGGCCGCGCTGCTTTCCAGAGCGCTGCCCTATATGCAGCGCTACGAGAACAAGACCGTGGTGGTGAAATATGGCGGCCATGCCATGGGCGACCACGAGCTCGGCAAGGCGTTCGCCCGCGACATCGCGCTGTTGAAGCAATCCGGCGTCAACCCGATCGTCGTGCATGGCGGCGGGCCGCAGATCGGCGCCATGCTCAACAAGATGGGCATCGAATCCAAGTTCGAGGGCGGCTTGCGCGTCACCGACCAGAAGACGGTCGAGATCGTCGAGATGGTGCTGGCCGGCTCGATCAACAAGGAGATCGTGGCGTTGATCAACGCCGAGGGCGAGTGGGCGATCGGGCTCTGCGGCAAGGACGGCAACATGGTGTTCGCCGAAAAGGCGCGCAAGACCATGATCGATCCGGATTCCAACATCGAGCGGGTGCTCGATCTCGGTTTTGTCGGCGAGCCGGTCGAGGTCGACCGCACGCTGCTCGATCTTTTGGCGCGCTCGGAAATGATCCCGGTGCTGGCGCCCGTGGCGCCCGGCCGCGACGGCCATACCTACAATATCAACGCCGACACCTTTGCCGGGGCGATCGCCGGCGCCTGCCGCGCCTCGCGCCTGCTCTTCCTCACCGACGTGCCCGGCGTGCTCGACAAGAACAAGCAGTTGATCGACGAATTGACGGTGGCCGAGGCCAAGGCGCTGATCAAGGACGGCACGGTGTCGGGCGGCATGATCCCCAAGGTCGAGACCTGCATCGAGGCGATCGAGCGCGGCGTCGAAGGCGTCGTCATCCTCAACGGCAAGACGCCGCATTCGGTGCTGCTGGAGCTGTTCACCGAGCACGGCGCCGGTACGCTGATCGTGCCGTAA
- a CDS encoding HlyD family secretion protein, whose translation MSSNASATAEVRTFPNAKVQPSTEAPEAPVQPVVPVAPPVEAPARKKRSVRSMLLPIIGLALLGAGSWYGYNYWTDGRFMISTDDAYVQADTSFVSPKISGYIDKVLVSENQQVKAGDPLFVIDNGDYKIAVAQAEAQIATLSKTLDRIDAQTKAAQASLQQAQAQKVADQAAADNAARAQVRAAQLVKTHVGTQAQLDDAQTALDQANAALIGADAQITAAQANISVLEAQRAEQASTLASLQLTRDKAARDLAFTVLKAPYDGVVGNRSVEQGDLVSPGQKLAVVVPMDKLYIVGNFKETQLGKMVPGEKVRITVDAIDGQTFEGTVSSLAPASGAVFSLLPPENATGNFTKVVQRVPVRIDVPADVLKTGKLRAGLSVVVAVDSRTAPAATTN comes from the coding sequence ATGTCCTCGAACGCGTCCGCCACCGCCGAAGTCCGCACATTTCCCAATGCCAAGGTCCAGCCGTCGACCGAAGCTCCGGAAGCGCCCGTCCAGCCCGTTGTTCCGGTCGCCCCGCCTGTCGAGGCGCCGGCCAGGAAGAAGCGCTCGGTGCGCTCGATGCTGCTGCCGATCATCGGCCTGGCCCTGCTCGGCGCCGGTTCCTGGTATGGGTATAACTACTGGACCGACGGTCGGTTCATGATCTCCACCGACGATGCCTACGTCCAGGCCGATACGTCGTTCGTGTCGCCGAAAATATCCGGTTATATCGACAAGGTCCTGGTGAGCGAAAACCAGCAGGTCAAGGCCGGCGATCCGCTGTTCGTCATCGACAATGGCGACTACAAGATCGCCGTCGCCCAGGCGGAGGCGCAGATCGCCACGTTGAGCAAGACGCTCGACCGCATCGACGCGCAGACCAAGGCGGCGCAGGCCTCGCTGCAGCAGGCGCAGGCGCAAAAGGTCGCGGACCAGGCAGCAGCCGACAACGCGGCGCGCGCCCAGGTCCGCGCTGCACAGTTGGTGAAGACGCATGTCGGCACGCAGGCACAGCTCGACGACGCACAGACCGCGCTCGACCAGGCCAATGCCGCTCTTATCGGTGCCGACGCGCAGATAACCGCCGCACAGGCCAATATCAGCGTGCTGGAAGCGCAGCGCGCGGAGCAGGCAAGCACGCTGGCCTCACTGCAGCTGACCCGCGACAAGGCCGCGCGCGACCTGGCCTTCACCGTGCTCAAGGCGCCCTATGACGGCGTCGTCGGCAACCGCTCGGTCGAACAGGGCGACCTCGTCAGCCCCGGCCAGAAGCTCGCCGTCGTGGTGCCGATGGACAAGCTCTACATCGTCGGCAACTTCAAGGAGACGCAGCTCGGCAAGATGGTGCCCGGCGAGAAGGTCCGCATCACGGTCGACGCGATCGACGGCCAGACCTTCGAAGGCACGGTCTCGTCGCTGGCGCCGGCATCGGGCGCGGTGTTCTCGCTGCTGCCGCCGGAAAACGCCACCGGCAACTTCACCAAGGTGGTGCAGCGCGTTCCGGTCCGCATCGACGTGCCGGCCGACGTGCTGAAAACCGGCAAGCTGCGCGCTGGCCTCAGCGTCGTCGTCGCCGTCGACAGCCGCACCGCGCCTGCCGCGACGACCAACTAG
- a CDS encoding fasciclin domain-containing protein produces MRKLATLLLASTIGLSALGAAAYAANPMVGGAAMYAKKNIIENAVNSKDHTTLVAAVKAAGLVDTLQGAGPFTVFAPTNEAFAALPAGTVETLLKPENKDKLTKILTCHVIAAKALAADVAKMAKADGGAHQVKTVGGCELTLKSQKGKVTVTDENGNVANVTIADVRQSNGVIHVIDKVLLPKM; encoded by the coding sequence ATGCGTAAACTCGCCACCCTTTTGCTCGCCTCCACGATCGGCCTTTCCGCGCTCGGCGCTGCTGCTTATGCCGCCAATCCGATGGTCGGCGGCGCGGCCATGTATGCCAAGAAGAACATCATCGAGAACGCCGTCAATTCGAAGGACCACACCACGCTGGTCGCCGCCGTCAAGGCCGCCGGCCTCGTCGACACGCTGCAGGGCGCAGGCCCCTTCACCGTCTTTGCGCCGACCAACGAAGCCTTCGCGGCACTCCCCGCGGGCACCGTCGAAACACTGCTCAAGCCCGAAAACAAGGACAAGCTGACCAAGATCCTCACCTGCCACGTCATCGCCGCCAAGGCGCTGGCAGCGGACGTCGCCAAGATGGCCAAGGCCGATGGCGGCGCGCATCAGGTCAAGACGGTCGGCGGCTGCGAGCTGACGCTGAAATCGCAAAAGGGCAAGGTCACCGTCACCGACGAGAACGGCAATGTCGCCAACGTCACCATCGCCGATGTCCGCCAATCGAACGGCGTCATCCACGTCATCGACAAGGTTCTTTTGCCGAAGATGTAA
- a CDS encoding DHA2 family efflux MFS transporter permease subunit produces the protein MATATITAGSIPGRPAAAAPALPADHMPVRRVIAFLAMVFGMFMAILDIQIVSASLAEIQAGLSASSDEIPWVQTAYLIAEVVMIPLSGFLSRMLSTRVLFTIAAAGFTAASALAATATNIDQMIVYRAIQGFIGGGMIPSVFAAAFTIFPPSRRAVVSPMIGLVATLAPTIGPTVGGYISHAMSWHWLFLINVVPGILVATAAWSLIDFDKPNLKLFSKFDWWGLVGMAAFLGCMEYVLEEGPNHDWLQEQAVFICAIIMTIGAVVFFWRVFTAEEPIVDLRAFSNVNFAFGSLFSFVVGIGLYGLTYLYPVFLGRIRGYDSMMIGEALFVSGLAMFVTAPISGILSSKMDLRLMMMIGFFGFATGTWWMTHLTADWDFYELLIPQILRGCSMMLCMVPINNIALGTLPPERLKNASGLFNLTRNLGGAVGLAVINTVLIDRNAFHYARLSEHVQWGSEAAQTKLQNMTQNFEQTAGLDATSAAISKLSGMVHQQAALLSFIDVFLMLTALFATLGFFVLFINKPAQQGRGGGGH, from the coding sequence ATGGCAACCGCAACCATCACCGCAGGATCGATACCGGGACGGCCGGCGGCCGCAGCGCCGGCTCTTCCGGCCGACCACATGCCGGTCCGCCGCGTCATCGCCTTCCTGGCGATGGTGTTCGGCATGTTCATGGCGATCCTCGACATCCAGATCGTCTCGGCCTCGCTGGCCGAGATCCAGGCCGGCCTCTCCGCCAGCTCGGACGAGATACCGTGGGTGCAGACCGCCTACCTGATCGCCGAGGTGGTGATGATCCCGCTGTCGGGCTTTCTCAGCCGCATGCTGTCGACGCGCGTGTTGTTCACCATCGCGGCCGCAGGTTTCACTGCGGCGAGCGCGCTCGCCGCGACGGCGACCAACATCGACCAGATGATCGTCTACCGCGCCATCCAGGGCTTTATCGGCGGCGGCATGATCCCCAGCGTCTTCGCGGCCGCCTTTACCATCTTCCCGCCGTCGCGGCGCGCCGTCGTGTCGCCGATGATCGGCCTGGTGGCGACGCTGGCGCCGACCATCGGCCCGACGGTCGGCGGCTATATCAGCCATGCCATGTCGTGGCACTGGCTGTTCCTGATCAATGTCGTGCCCGGCATCCTGGTGGCGACGGCGGCCTGGTCGCTGATCGATTTCGACAAGCCGAACCTCAAGCTTTTCAGCAAGTTCGACTGGTGGGGCCTCGTCGGAATGGCCGCCTTCCTCGGCTGCATGGAATATGTGCTGGAGGAAGGCCCCAACCATGACTGGCTGCAGGAACAGGCGGTGTTCATCTGCGCCATCATCATGACCATCGGCGCGGTCGTGTTCTTCTGGCGCGTCTTCACCGCCGAGGAGCCGATCGTCGACCTCAGGGCCTTCAGCAACGTCAACTTCGCCTTCGGGTCGCTGTTCTCCTTCGTCGTCGGCATCGGCCTTTACGGGCTCACCTATCTCTATCCGGTGTTTCTCGGCCGCATCCGCGGCTACGATTCGATGATGATCGGCGAGGCGCTGTTCGTCAGCGGCCTGGCGATGTTCGTCACCGCGCCCATCTCCGGCATCCTGTCGAGCAAGATGGACCTCAGGCTGATGATGATGATCGGCTTCTTCGGCTTCGCCACCGGCACATGGTGGATGACGCATCTGACCGCCGACTGGGATTTCTACGAGCTGTTGATCCCGCAGATCCTGCGCGGCTGCTCGATGATGCTGTGCATGGTGCCGATCAACAACATCGCGCTGGGCACCCTGCCGCCGGAGCGGCTGAAGAATGCGTCGGGCCTGTTCAACCTGACCCGCAACCTCGGCGGCGCCGTCGGCCTTGCCGTCATCAACACGGTGCTGATCGACCGCAACGCCTTCCACTATGCAAGGCTTTCCGAGCATGTGCAGTGGGGCAGCGAGGCGGCGCAGACCAAGCTGCAGAACATGACGCAGAATTTCGAGCAGACCGCCGGCCTCGACGCCACGAGCGCCGCGATCTCGAAACTGTCCGGCATGGTTCACCAACAGGCGGCGCTGCTGTCCTTCATCGACGTGTTTCTCATGCTGACGGCGCTGTTCGCCACGCTCGGGTTCTTCGTGCTGTTCATCAACAAGCCGGCCCAGCAGGGCCGTGGCGGCGGAGGCCATTGA
- the bchE gene encoding magnesium-protoporphyrin IX monomethyl ester anaerobic oxidative cyclase has protein sequence MNIVLINPPHTAIGSRVPDDHLPPLGLLAIGGPLIDAGHAVRLVDAEFGPMPREDLVRGALIGDPDFVLIGHSGSTSAHPTSVAIARMIKAESPGTIVIYGGVFPTYHWHDILNATDAFNVIVRGEGEATIVALAEALEMRRPLAGVAGIAYRDDLGRPFATQPAMTIAELDAWRVGWELIDHRRYSYWGGKRAVVMQFSRGCPHLCNYCGQRGFWTRWRHRDPVSFAKEIAWLYRTQGIELINLADENPTSSKKAWRAFLDAMIAENVPVLIVGSTRADDIVRDADILHLYRKAGVIRWLLGMENTDEETLSLIRKGGSTKSDREAIRLLRKHGILSMATWVAGFEDEGLRDLWRGFRQLIAYDPDQIQALYVTPHRWTPFFRIAKDRKVIQQDVRLWDYKHQVLKMTRLKPWMLFFSVKLIELAVQSRPKALARILFHPDPEQRHSMRWYTQMGRRVWFCEVWGFLVSDRRVTDGPTLAEFWGAPQDAEEESMIFSRAAWKPAIPAVEGGSIREEKKLAG, from the coding sequence ATGAACATCGTGCTGATCAACCCGCCGCACACGGCCATCGGCAGCCGCGTGCCTGACGATCACCTGCCGCCACTCGGGCTCCTGGCGATCGGCGGTCCGCTGATCGATGCCGGCCATGCGGTGCGGCTGGTCGATGCCGAATTCGGACCGATGCCGCGCGAAGACCTCGTTCGCGGCGCCCTGATCGGCGATCCCGATTTCGTTCTGATCGGCCATTCCGGCTCGACCTCGGCGCATCCGACCTCGGTTGCCATCGCGCGTATGATTAAGGCCGAGTCGCCCGGGACCATCGTCATCTATGGCGGCGTCTTTCCGACCTATCACTGGCATGACATCCTGAACGCGACCGACGCCTTCAACGTCATCGTGCGCGGCGAGGGCGAGGCGACAATCGTCGCGCTGGCAGAGGCACTGGAGATGCGCCGGCCGCTGGCAGGCGTGGCCGGCATCGCCTATCGCGACGACCTCGGCCGGCCTTTCGCCACGCAGCCGGCGATGACCATTGCCGAACTCGATGCCTGGCGCGTCGGCTGGGAGCTGATCGACCATCGCCGCTACAGCTATTGGGGCGGCAAGCGCGCCGTCGTCATGCAGTTTTCGCGCGGCTGTCCGCATCTGTGCAACTATTGCGGCCAGCGCGGCTTCTGGACGCGCTGGCGGCACCGCGATCCGGTCAGCTTCGCAAAAGAAATCGCCTGGCTGTACCGGACGCAAGGTATCGAGCTGATCAACCTCGCCGACGAGAATCCGACCTCCTCGAAGAAGGCCTGGCGCGCTTTTCTCGATGCCATGATCGCCGAGAATGTGCCGGTGCTGATCGTCGGTTCGACCCGCGCCGACGACATCGTGCGCGACGCCGATATCCTGCATCTCTACCGCAAGGCCGGCGTCATCCGCTGGCTGCTCGGCATGGAGAACACCGACGAGGAGACGCTGTCGCTGATCCGCAAGGGCGGCAGCACAAAGTCCGACCGCGAGGCCATCCGGCTGCTCAGAAAGCACGGCATCCTGTCGATGGCGACCTGGGTGGCCGGCTTCGAGGACGAAGGCCTTCGCGACCTCTGGCGCGGCTTCCGCCAGCTCATCGCCTACGATCCCGACCAGATCCAGGCGCTCTATGTCACGCCGCACCGCTGGACGCCGTTCTTCCGCATCGCGAAAGACCGCAAGGTGATCCAGCAGGACGTCCGCCTCTGGGACTACAAGCACCAGGTGCTGAAGATGACGCGGCTAAAGCCCTGGATGCTGTTCTTCAGCGTCAAGCTGATCGAGCTTGCCGTGCAGTCGCGGCCGAAGGCGCTGGCGCGTATCCTGTTCCACCCCGATCCCGAGCAGCGCCATTCGATGCGCTGGTATACGCAGATGGGTCGCCGCGTCTGGTTCTGCGAGGTCTGGGGTTTTCTGGTCTCGGATCGCCGCGTGACGGACGGTCCGACACTCGCCGAATTCTGGGGCGCCCCGCAGGATGCCGAAGAGGAATCGATGATTTTTTCACGCGCCGCGTGGAAGCCGGCCATCCCTGCCGTGGAGGGCGGTTCGATTCGCGAAGAGAAAAAATTAGCCGGCTGA
- a CDS encoding sigma-70 family RNA polymerase sigma factor has product MGPQDISKLIVRTSMKDRAAFDLLYRQTSGKLFGVCLRVLKDRGDAEEALQEVFVKIWTKADRFAVSDLSPISWLVAIARNHAIDRIRARRSPSANIDAALEVADPAPGPEAMAVAGGEAERIYHCLDELEKDRAAAVRGAYLNGESYAELAERHSVPLNTMRTWLRRSLLKLRECLER; this is encoded by the coding sequence ATGGGGCCTCAGGACATCAGCAAGCTGATCGTCCGGACTTCGATGAAGGACCGGGCTGCGTTCGATCTGCTCTACCGGCAGACCAGCGGGAAACTTTTCGGCGTCTGCCTTCGTGTCTTGAAGGACCGGGGTGATGCGGAGGAAGCGCTGCAGGAGGTCTTTGTCAAGATATGGACGAAGGCGGATCGTTTCGCCGTTTCCGATCTGAGCCCGATTTCCTGGCTGGTGGCCATTGCGCGCAACCATGCGATCGACCGCATCAGGGCGCGGCGCAGCCCCTCTGCCAATATCGATGCCGCGCTCGAGGTCGCCGATCCCGCGCCGGGACCGGAGGCGATGGCTGTCGCGGGCGGCGAAGCCGAACGCATCTACCATTGCCTGGATGAACTGGAGAAGGACCGGGCGGCGGCCGTCCGGGGCGCCTACCTGAACGGCGAAAGCTATGCCGAATTGGCGGAGCGCCACAGCGTGCCGCTGAACACGATGCGGACTTGGCTGCGGCGAAGCCTGCTCAAGCTTAGAGAATGCCTGGAAAGATGA